The following DNA comes from Sinorhizobium mexicanum.
CCGAGAGACCGGAAACCGACAGCTTGTCGATGATGTGGCCGCGCTCGGTCTCGTCGATATGGCCGTCGGCACGCGAAGCGGCGATCATGGCACGCACCAGGATCAGGGCAAAATCGTTGCTCACGGCTCCCGGTGCCGTGAAGCCGGAATCCGCCGGCGGCGGCAGGAGCTCCGGTGTCGACTGCGCAGCCGGTTCGGGAGCCGGCGTCTTGCCGGCCTGATAGTTCTTGTAGGCTTGATAGCCGAGCCCGGCGATCGCCGCGAGACCGCCGAGCACGGCCGCATTGCCCGCGAGCTGACGACCGGATTTCGTGCCGAGGAGGACAGCAGCGATCGCGCCGGTGGCAAGCGGATTATCCTTGGCGAGCTTGGTCACTTGATCCGCGCGATCGCGGACCGTGCCGCCGGCGCCCGGCACCTGCGACCCCAAGAACTGGTCCAGCAACTTCTTCGCGTCGAACATGGCTTCGCTCCTCTTCGGTTACCGCGCGACGACAAAGCAAAAAAGCGCTCTCCCGCCCCCGCGTCGTTGTCGG
Coding sequences within:
- a CDS encoding tellurite resistance TerB family protein, producing MFDAKKLLDQFLGSQVPGAGGTVRDRADQVTKLAKDNPLATGAIAAVLLGTKSGRQLAGNAAVLGGLAAIAGLGYQAYKNYQAGKTPAPEPAAQSTPELLPPPADSGFTAPGAVSNDFALILVRAMIAASRADGHIDETERGHIIDKLSVSGLSADAAAFLEAELANPVDLDAIVAAATTEEQRVEIYTASRLAIEPESRAERGYLDLLAGRLGLPDALVDHIEATVSGAKVPA